A segment of the Zingiber officinale cultivar Zhangliang chromosome 8B, Zo_v1.1, whole genome shotgun sequence genome:
AATCatttgacaaaattctaaaaggcTGCATGCGTAAAAAAAAAAGCACATATAATTGaatacaagaaagatatacaACTTGCCTTTCATTTACCTATGTgcattcaaattttgaacatcaaATTTTGTGTTCAATTTCTTCATCTCCTTTCACTTAGCTTTCTATCTTCACAATATTGTTTGGAGTGTGAATTATAAAAAATCATTCCGTATTTTTTTTGCCTACCTGTTCAAATTATATTtactaggaaaaggtttagagtTAGTTAATGTTTAGGATGTTACATCATTGCCATTATGAGAACCATTATTAAACCTTATGGCATTGTTTAGTTCAAGGAATTGTTTCTTTTGGCCGGATAACTTTTAACTAGCTACTTtgtgcatttatttatttttgtattctgAAATATTTTAGGATTATATGATTACTTAGGACAAATGATTTACTTAGGATAACAAAGTTGAATAATCTACTTGCCCTCTCAATAAGAGGTTCTTTGAACTACCTTATTGAGGGGATCTATTGTATTACCCTCTCTGGAAAATAACGGGGGTATTTAGTATTTTCATAAAAGTTCACATATctggtttaaaatttaaatgcaGACCTTCAAATAAGACCAAGAATGTGCCGGAAAATACTATAGTGGCATGATTACTTAAGTCGATGAATAGGAGTGAGAGAGAAAGGGGAGTCGCAAGtctcaaagttatttttaaaattgttgcaATAAATCCGGATTTCCCTTTTGTAACCAAACAAGTAAGCTGTTTCCTAAGTTTTGGAAGTATGTCACAAACAAGAGAGTAGTGAGACAAaaacaagtaaataaataaataaaaatcttaTGAAATGCAGTCTTAGTCTACTCTGTCAAAATACGTTAcactaaaaaaatcaaaaagaagAGACAAATAGGTACCAGGCCATGGCTGAGAGCTATGGTAAACAACTTCACCAACTTCAATACCAGTCTCTTCCAAAGTTTCTCTTCTTACAGCCTCTTCTAAGCTCTCCCCTGGCTAATAACATTTAGCGGTTAAGATGTAGTGCAGACAAGACCCATTCAAGCCAATTTTACAAACAAAAAGTCGTTCAAACTGAATGAGAAGAAGTTCATATTGTAATCATACTAATTTATCAATAAAGCAAAACATATCAGTTGGGTGAATATGGGATCAATACCTCTATAAAGCCTGCAAGACAAGTCCATAGACGAGGTGCCAACCTGGATTGGTCACTTAACAATGCACGATCATTCTCTTTGTCAATAACTAGCATAATTACAACCTGCTCCAAGCCATAATCCATATGCACATCAGCGAGCAAATAGAACAATTGAATAATGGCAAAAGTAGATGGATGAAGCCATACAGGATCAACTCGTGGATATATCTTCTTTTTGCAGGACTCATTAGCGCATTGCTTTCTTCTTCCTGAATCAATGGAAGATGTGGGAGATCCACAGTGCCCGCAAAATCGCGATGTTCTATGCCACTCCAGCAGTGCCCCAGCCTGATAAGACACAAGGAGGAAAAGTTGAAACTTCTATTGCAAGATGCCATGACAGCATATAGAAACTAACAGATAGCAAAAAAACTACCAAGATTTGTTACCAAAATTCACAGAGATCTGCAAGTATTCAAAAAGAAGGAATAGCACAATCATCATCAAGAACAACAATTTCCATTATCAGAATGATTGGTTGATGAAACAGATGGGCATTGGCTGTCATTAGGTTAGCTCTTTTGTGATCAATTCTCCTACAAAAAACAGTGGaatcaaaggaaaagaaagaggtTATTACATGTCCAGCAATGGCCAACGCCCCCATCGCATCTGAATCAGCCCAATTGGTAGCAACCATTAGGGTCCTCAGGTCGACGAAGCCAAATCCATCCCCAGGGAGTCCCAAATGAAGGTTTTCTGCGTTAGAAACGTCGACAGCCCAAGAAACGGGGCCGGCTTCCTCCTCGGGATCCGATCCCAAGTAGATAAAGGATTCCGCCGGGATACCGCTTACCTTTGCTGGAGAAACCCATCCGATGCTCCATTTGGGGGCCGAATCCGATGTGGAGTCGGTGGAGCGGACCCAAGCTCGTCCCTTTCTGAAAGGCAAAACCCTAGCGACGGCGGAGGACTCGGCATCTCCACCGGAGAGGAAAGACTTGAGGGAGTCGAGGGCGGAGCTTGGGGAAGACGTAGAGTCCGAGTTGGAGGATCTCAGCGGGTTCCCGGCAAAGGTTTGGAATTTGAGGTTGATGGGCATGGCTGCGAGGTAGCGAGGACGAGAAGGAGCAAAGGCTTCGAGGACTAGGGTTAGCGCCGTCAGAGAAGGTCGTCTCCGCCCTGGAATGAGGTTGAGTAGCATCTCGCGGCCGCCATGGTTTTCATGGCGACCGAAAACTTTCTTCCACGGCGACAGAAAACCATGGACGGATGAACCTGCGAACGCAAGCTGGTTGGAACGGATGATGTGAAGGAAAGCGTAAACATCGGTCTACTTGTCAAAGTGTTCGTTCGCAGAAACCTGCGAGAGAAATTGAACCACAATCACGTGCTTTTAGATGCGCACACGTGGACGGTGCAGATGGATGGTGGACGCCGTCTTGCGACTTTCGCATTGGCTTCACTTATCATTCCGTTGACCGTTGCGtgtttttattgataaatatatattgttttaaaaaaatatctttaggttttttttagaaaatacatGTTATtcctaaaaaatatatattgatttttttttaaaaaaaaagatctttagcttttttttagaaaatacatttgtagTAATTTTAATCATAACTATTGTATAATTAATTtaggttaaaatttttttaaataatgatataatacttttgatcaaaattagtatatggatttgtttgatcactTAAAAATTATTCATAAATTCTAAAGTTCTTCTAAATGCATTTATTTAGCAAGATTGAATTATCATAATCTTTAGAGtgcaatttaaattttaaaaaaaattatttaaaggttTTGGTTAAAATTGATGACAAATTTGTATGTTACATTAAAAAAAACTCATATATTTAAAGAATGTGTATaatgtatatttatttatttttaaatatatatttgatgataattttttgaatttataaatttcaaaaatatatattttttaaaaatatttttataaactttgACTgtttttaacaaattatttttaaaaattttatgataCAATTCATAtgttctctatttttatttttatttttagaatatctgaaatttataattttttaaaatttggtaTTCTGAATGATATCTTTAAACTTATAAATTaaatagcgatttaaaaattttatgtcaatatctatattaattGGAAAAAAAGCAAAAGGATGACCAAATTAAGAGAAACCTCAAATGAGcatctctttgttttttttttttttttttttttgtaaaaaaaacatCAAATGAGCGTCCTATCTATAATTTTATCTCTTAAATATCCTTGATCTATTGTTATTATAGCAATTACCGATAACTACTATAACATATAGAAGCTATTAGCTGATAGCTGTTATAACATGTAGAAGCTAACTATTCGCTGCTACACATTATAGCTATTAGTTTCTACATGATGTATTGTGATCATATAATACTCATTTCAAATATAGTGGATATGATGAAGTCTCCTTAGTTTGTTTTGCTcaatgaaatattattttaactagaTTATCACTCTCAAATAAGTAAAATTAGCATAAGTTAATCATACAGTTATAGAAGCTAGCAACCAACTTCTACCTATTGTAGCAATTAGCTGCTAGCTTCTACACGACCAATCATGATTAAATAATGCTTATTTCAAATGTAATGGGCATGATGGAGTCCCCTTAGTTTGTTTTactcattgaaatattattttaatcatatttgatcttgtccgaaagcggAGAAGATGGTTGTCTAAGGATATGACTCTATGGTTGACTAGGCGAAGACTCCACGTGATTCTGTAATACAAAAGGAGTTAGTGCCGAGCCGGGAAGGTTCCCGGTGTTGGCactctaacgctcaagtcagtccttCACGAGGAAGAGCAAGAAATCTATAGCAACGAGGGTGTAGAATAGCAAAGTAACGCATACCTTTTCCTATAAATGAgaaccccttttatagtgtcactacaGTATTTGTGCACGTATTTCAAAGCATATGCATATTTTCCAAAGTGCcctaggaaaagacaagtcaaaaaatgTCCTTGACATCTTTCCTTAAGCGATCATACAAATCCATGATGTGATAGgctggaagcttctaaagtacaatCTAGCTGATGGACATGCTCCGTTGTCAGGGACATAAACCTCCAAAAGGGTACGATGAGATACGTAGGTGTGCCCCACTACAGGTCGATCGAACGCTTACAAGAGCTTATCGACAAGCAGGGGTGGATCCAGAGATAAATTTTAACGAGGGCTAACATAATATCTTTTGcaacataataaatatatttaataacaaAAAGTTCAATTTGACATCATAAAAagataaaatactaaattaataaattacaatTAGACTATTGCTTATTGAAGTATTGGTTAACACTTGGTGACATATTAGGTGGTTGTTGGATAAGAAAGAGGAGGCAACTGCATCCTGCGGCTTTTCATCTTTTGGAAACGCTGTAATATttgttcattttcaatttttgaaaagataTCTTTCTCGATGTATACGACTAGACTGTTATTCATCCACTTGTCTCCCATTCTATTACGTAAATCAGTCTTTAATATCTTCATCGCAGAAAATACTCTTTCAACAGAAGCGGTCGCAgttgataaaactaatgtcaTCTCAATCAGACGATAAACCAATGGATAAGCTTGATTTTTAGAGTTTCAATAATTTTTTGAGCCAAACTTCCCAAATCttcaattccagaaaaatttggATCCTGTCATATATTATGAATGAAATTATGAAGTTGTTGTTCAATAACTATACAATCATTTGTTGAGAAGTTCTCAGGATATAAATCACAAAGTCGAACGAGTTTCTGAACATTGAATTCAGAAAAAGAATTCCTTGGATGAAGACATGCTATACAACTAAGCAATTCTGTGCCAACTTCTGAAAAACGAGTATTCATCTCTTGTATAACTAAATCAACAACCTAacattgtaatttgcaagaataataattaataagtaaaaaaaatcttattaatgaatataataataataaaatttcttttttagaaataatacctaATAGAAAATCTCCACACGATAATAATGCAAATTGGTGATGACTTGCCTTCTACGTCTACTACgaccaccaatcaaacaattgTCTTTCATCTCCGGCACTGGGATCTCATTCAACTCACAAAATGTGTTGACTTTATCTGTAATTGTATGTCATCCTTCTTCCCTAAATATTTGAAATTGATCTTTCACACTCTCAATCAAACTTATGGCTTGGACAATATTTTGATCCTTTTGTTGTAACACAAGTGACAACTCATGTGTCATTCCCAATATCATCTTCATCAAGTGCAACATGAAAACAAACTCATAATTCTCCATTTCTGAATCAAACTTTTGGCAACCCCTCTACTATCAAAATAACTAGAATCATCACAAATATTCTCCAACACTTGTATCACTGAAGGCCACATAGATAATAAACGACCCAATGTCAAGTAGTGTGATCCCTAACGAGTGTCTCCTGGCCTTACTAAattagtttcttgatttttgCCACTGCCCGTACTAATGTCTCCACCCTCCAACATTACAACAATCCTATCATGTTCAATTTGCCTAAGTTGATCTCTCCTTTTACATGATGCTCCCGTCATATTGACAATCATAGTGACATAGTTAAAAAAATCACTCATATTGAGATTACTCTTGGCAACAGCAACAATAACTAACTGTAATTGGTGAGAAAAATAATGAATATACCTTTCATATGGATTTTCTTGCAAAATGAGAGATTTCAACCCATTAAATTCATCCCGCATATTTGAAGCTCCATTATATCCTTGACCTCTCAGTCTAGATAATGATAATCCATGTTTCACAAATAAAGCATCAATAGCATCCTTCAAAGAACGAGAGCTAGTGTTAGATACATGTACAATTGCAAGGAATCGTTCAATCACCTGTACTCTTTTGTTCACATATCTCAAAACAACTCTCATTTACTCCTTCACTGAAATGTCTCGAGATTCATCAACCATTAAGGAGAAAACATTGTTTCCAATATCTTCGATTATGGAAAGTGTGATCTCAGAGGCACAAGCACGCGTAAAGTCTTTTTGAATTGCTGTAGAAATCAttttgatccggcggttagaacaggggacccccatttcgaggggtcaatgccacgtggaagtcaaagggccaggtggccgaccggagaaggatgggccgacctctcggccggccgaccggtgaataaccaatggcaaaaggcgccccgacaggagtcggggttctggcgctcaattgaacagtaacgaagggccgagcggaagtcatgctcggccgtagacataaggtaacatactgctagcagtccccacatagcaccttaccgaggatctccccagcataccgatgcatatggagggcctgacgtgatgtgagtgccgaccggccggacgtgagatgagtgccggccggaaGGGAAACGATGTCGGCCGGTTGGACGGGAGATgagtgctggccggccggacgccccggcatggagtaggaagagaaggacaagaacatcttatgacagctgtcaagtcctacgactaggccatactccaaatctggcggcaaggtgttctgctgtcccatcgaagacgtgcctggactgtagcggtatggtgtcaggtaagctttctgacaaacacctaccgaggtatgggctaaggacacgtatttgcctcggtaggtgtgcgtgagctctttcaccactctatataaggagccctatacttcgccggaggtacgcgttctacaatttctggagccacttcttcactgttcgcttgcctgacttgagcgtcggagggtcgccgccgggaaccccttcccggcccgacttctgtgcaggttcgccggagtttcgtACGACCAATCGAGGATCTAcgccagcgactcggagagcgccacgtgcccagcgtccgttgattcagctttcagacaggatcaatttggcgccgtctgtgggaacgctcctgcatccgatcggaagcaatggacgaggctggacgacagcacacggtgacgctttccacggaggaactcgacgctctgatcgagttaagggccgctaagcttgtggaacaaaaatagaaggcaccagccgagcggcctgagcagcaagcaacatcagcatctggtggccgagcggaagcacccccagccacagttccattccatcgagctctcttccgcactcctcctgaagctGCAGCAGCTAATCGTGATAGAGGTTCTTcgtcagatgaagtaccaatgCGAGATAACAGAAAAGgtaaagccccccgagcggacgcatcgcccgagcgggtcaatcgtcAGTTCTCAAAGGCCATCTTggaggaccctctgccaaagcactatgtgcccccgacgatcggtgaatacaatggaaccaccgacccggacgatccaccgacctggaatgatctggggattactcgccggttgtagttttgcttcatccgttgacggtacgccatcagccggacggcgacgtcggcaagctggaggctccttgggcgggccccttcaaggttatcgaaaagctccgctcgggcgcttattatttggaggatgaagacgggtgCCTGCTGGaccgaccgtggagcgcgaatcatctccagccttatcgagctgggtgaaaggtgcactaatgtaactcatttttgtgtatattctggtcgcccgtgtccttgtaatgcaggaagcaaaaatgatttaaaggatggctaatgtgttcgccgagcggctgtgttaaagttagcctttaaggccgttgagctccgacgttaaaaatcgagagacgagccggcgtctataaacccgccgagcggaagaccgtcgagctccgacgttaaaaatcgagagatgagccgacgtctataaacccgccgagcggaagaccgtcgagctccgacattaaatatcgagagacgagccggcgtctataaacccgccaagcggaagaccgtcgagctccgacgttaaaaatcgagagacgagccggcgtctataaacccgccgagcggaagaccgtcgagcggaagaccgtcgagcggaagaccgttgagctccgacgttaaatatcgagagacgagccgacgtctataaacccgccgagcggaagaccgtcgagctccgacgttaaaaatcgagagacgagccggcgtctataaacccgccgagcggaagaccgtcgagcttcgacgttaaatatcgagagacgagccggcgtctataaacccgccgagcggaagaccgtcgagctccgacgttataaatcgagagacgagccggtatCTATAAACccgccaagcggaagaccgtcgagctccgacgttaaaaatcgagagatacgtcggcgtctataaacctgccGATCGGCAGATCGTCGAGCTTAGACGATAAAGATTTACGTTAAAAGGCGAGCAACCGGAGGCTATAAATCCTCCGGATGGATAACTTTCTGTAAGATCCTGCTCGGTTGTAAAGGTCGACCTCTGATCGGGCATGCTGATGAGGCAAGAATAAGGAAAGTGTGGGGCCGAACGACTCCTTTATAAAACGCACTTAGCGCGAGAAAATTAGGACCGGCGCAAAAAGTTAAAGATTGGAAGCTGGtcgaacaaacaaataacaagAAGACAATCCACTTACGCCGAGCGGCGGACAGATAAGATTTATAATATTCGCCCCGAACGGCAGGAATACAAAAGATTGCACACTTAGAGAAATTACATAAACCCCTCATTCACTATCATCAAAGTTAAAGAGAGAGTCGGGGATGAAGCCCATCATGGCCGCCAAATCTTCGGGGGGGACGGATAGCTCGGCAGGtatgtggcctttggtcttcagatattccactgccactttgatcgcctcttcaaaagtcaaggacagcttgtcgctgaacttttcgccaaattcatccgagcggacgaatgctttGCGCGCTTCCGCCGACCGACCgggctccccatcttgatattctttaagagtGGCTCCGGAAGCGTCAAGGGCCGCCTGGAGATCTTTCAAAGCCCCTTCCGCTTTGACctggtcggccgagcggccctcccgttCAGTCTTCAGCAAGGCGTCTAGTTCCTTCACTCGCTGTTCTAGcccccggttctctaccttcatcatatccatgtcatcgatggctttaagcttccgggtggtcgcggtctttatttccttgtcccgctgcttgaccaaagCTTCGAGTCGAGCCACCTCACTCGACAGATCGGAGGACTTACCCCGCTCGGCTTCCAGcagttttttggccttctccagagcggccgttgaCTGTCTGCTTTCTCCCGCtgctttgagctttttcagctcgtcctccagttcggctaggcgattaatgatagcaatctgctccacccaattCTGCAAACGGACTGGAGCAAGTTAGAAACTAAATCTAAATAACTAACAAGACAAAGAACATACCCCAGTTGCCTACTGTAGATTGTCGTCGgctagctgaccgggagtcatcattGCAATTCGAagccgagcatcctcccaggctttggcaagaggacccgtgagggtgatctgctgctcggggaccactggccgatcagcagccgccATATATTCCTCCGACGGAAGGCGTAGGACAGTTTTTATCAATctcgggccgctcggatcaccATGGGGCGCAGCTGCTTTACCGGACGACTCACCACTTGAGGAAGGAAGGTCACCCAATCGCCTAAGGCGACGCATGGTTCGCGGAGGACTGGcgggcggcacctcagaggtagcccttggagagccgcgcggcgtgggggtactctctatagagaccgtcccggacagcactggagcttcatcgcccggctcggactgcggttcatcagatggagttggttGAGAGACTGGCTCTGGCCGTCTGCGTTTCCGAGCCGCTAGGGGAACTtcgtcggccgaacggccctctacctcGACTTGAGTAGAGGGCTCTATATCGCCCGCAGCCTCGCCGAGAGAAGCAgaagcgtctaaggcttcggggacaccctgagtcccctcaccttctcCGCCAGCCGGACCAGCTGAGGCCAAgttccgctcggcgacctccctattcttggccgcctcgatctcaACGGCTCGCAatttcagccgctcggtagcctttgcgcgtca
Coding sequences within it:
- the LOC122016198 gene encoding nudix hydrolase 19, chloroplastic-like, which translates into the protein MLLNLIPGRRRPSLTALTLVLEAFAPSRPRYLAAMPINLKFQTFAGNPLRSSNSDSTSSPSSALDSLKSFLSGGDAESSAVARVLPFRKGRAWVRSTDSTSDSAPKWSIGWVSPAKVSGIPAESFIYLGSDPEEEAGPVSWAVDVSNAENLHLGLPGDGFGFVDLRTLMVATNWADSDAMGALAIAGHAGALLEWHRTSRFCGHCGSPTSSIDSGRRKQCANESCKKKIYPRVDPVVIMLVIDKENDRALLSDQSRLAPRLWTCLAGFIEPGESLEEAVRRETLEETGIEVGEVVYHSSQPWPVGPGSMPCQLMMGFFAYAKTFDIHVDKSELQDAQWYKREDVKKALTYNEYERTYKTTANKVNQICKGLERGQVSAIDLNIGGGDLAPMFVPGPYAIAHHLISSWVHEDTHSSNGLESKQLSSLSNL